A genomic window from Buteo buteo chromosome 13, bButBut1.hap1.1, whole genome shotgun sequence includes:
- the TOB1 gene encoding protein Tob1, with product MQLEIQVALNFIISYLYNKLPRRRVNIFGEELERLLKKKYEGHWYPEKPYKGSGFRCIHIGEKVDPVIEQASKESGLDIDDVRGNLPQDLSVWIDPFEVSYQIGEKGPVKVLYVDDNENGCELDKEIKNSFNPEAQVFMPISDPASSVSSSPSPPFGHSAAVSPTFMPRSTQPLTFTTATFAATKFGSTKMKNSGRSNKVARTSPTNLGLNVNDLLKQKALSSSMHSLYGLGLGSQQQQQQQQQKTSALSPNAKEFIFPNMQGQGSTSSIFPGDSPLNLSPLQYSNAFDVFAAYGGLNEKSFVDGLNFSLNNMQYSNQQFQPVMAN from the coding sequence ATGCAGCTTGAAATCCAAGTAGCActcaattttattatttcatatttgtacAATAAGCTTCCCAGACGACGTGTCAACATTTTTGGTGAAGAGCTTGAAAGACTTCTTAAGAAGAAGTATGAAGGGCACTGGTATCCAGAAAAGCCATACAAAGGATCAGGGTTTAGATGTATACATATAGGGGAGAAAGTGGACCCAGTCATAGAACAAGCATCCAAAGAGAGTGGTTTGGACATTGATGATGTTCGTGGCAACTTGCCTCAGGATCTTAGTGTTTGGATTGACCCGTTTGAGGTTTCATACCAAATCGGTGAAAAGGGACCAGTGAAAGTGCTTTATGTGGATGATAATGAAAATGGATGTGAGTTGGATAAGGAAATCAAGAACAGCTTTAACCCAGAGGCCCAGGTGTTCATGCCAATTAGTGACCCAGCATCTTCAGTGTCTagttctccttctcctccctttgGTCACTCTGCTGCTGTGAGCCCAACTTTCATGCCCCGCTCCACTCAGCCTTTAACCTTCACCACTGCCACATTTGCTGCCACCAAGTTTGGCTCGACCAAAATGAAGAATAGCGGCCGTAGCAACAAGGTCGCCCGCACCTCTCCCACCAACCTTGGCTTGAATGTCAATGACCTGTTGAAGCAGAAAGCCCTTTCCTCCTCCATGCACTCTCTCTACGGGCTTGGCTTAGgcagtcagcagcagcagcaacagcaacagcagaagaCTTCTGCCCTTTCTCCTAACGCAAAGGAGTTTATTTTCCCCAACATGCAGGGTCAAGGTAGTACCAGTAGCATCTTTCCTGGTGACAGCCCCCTTAACCTCAGTCCTCTCCAGTACAGTAATGCCTTTGATGTGTTTGCAGCCTATGGAGGTCTAAATGAGAAGTCTTTTGTGGATGGCTTGAATTTTAGTTTAAACAACATGCAGTATTCTAACCAGCAATTCCAGCCAGTTATGGctaactaa